A genomic stretch from Pomacea canaliculata isolate SZHN2017 linkage group LG2, ASM307304v1, whole genome shotgun sequence includes:
- the LOC112557599 gene encoding LOW QUALITY PROTEIN: ATP-binding cassette sub-family F member 3-like (The sequence of the model RefSeq protein was modified relative to this genomic sequence to represent the inferred CDS: deleted 1 base in 1 codon): MAAYRDVLTQHFPSIDREISDYVSSILEDGGDDFGTSEDLFDAIGMLLQQADDSKTEDEIKIICSCLHSSMNFQDDDVPKVINGVRKVLDAPVHLASLAQVMDTKVEEDNSIWMKRRDMGSTVNQKKLEKAEAKIQKKQGKRSDAPPKEKNIIQELASASQQINKRDARLDASGTSRSLDIKIENFDIAFGDKTLLTGANIHLVCGRRYGLIGRNGLGKTTLLKLISSRHLKIPSHISVLHVEQEVTGDDTVALQSVLECDEKRESLLAEEKALNQKLHSSSPEGDLSERLQKVYQELEAMESDKAPSKAAQILNGLGFSPKDQQRPTREFSGGWRMRLALARALFTRPDLLLLDEPTNMLDMKAIIWLENYLQDWPKTILVVSHDRQFLNSVATDILHLHSQRLDVYRGNYEVFYKTREEKTKNQMKEYEAQKQYREHIQVFIDRFRYNANRASQVQSKLKLLEKLPELKPIEKETEVVLRFPECEKLSPPILQLDEVTFYYTTEKVIFSNVCLNANMTSRICIVGENGAGKTTLLKLLLGELSPVKGIRHAHRNLRIGYFTQHHVDQLDMNVSSVELMASKFPGLSAETYRGQLGKFGVSGDLSLRPVVSLSGGQKSRVAFAVMSAANPNFFVLDEPTNHLDMETIEALGEALRIFEGGVVLVSHDERLIRKICSELWVVSQGSVRSLEGGIDEYKALVQAELDLS; the protein is encoded by the exons ATGGCGGCTTACAGAGATGTGTTGACACAACATTTTCCCAGCATCGATCGAGAAATTTCAGACTATGTCTCGA GTATATTGGAAGATGGAGGAGACGACTTTGGGACGAGTGAAGATCTTTTTGATGCTATTGGCATGCTTTTGCAGCAGGCAGACGATAGTAAGACGGAAGATGAGATCAAAATTATATGCAGCTGTCTCCATTCATCAATGAATTT TCAGGATGATGATGTTCCAAAAGTAATCAATGGTGTACGTAAAGTGCTTGATGCACCTGTACACCTTGCCTCACTGGCACAGGTGATGGATACAAAAGTGGAGGAGGACAACAGCATATGGATGAAACGTCGCGACATGGGCTCA ACAGTGAATCAAAAGAAACTGGAGAAGGCAGAAGCCAAAAtccaaaaaaaacaaggaaagcgTTCAGATGCCCCTCCGAAGGAAAAGAACATTAT CCAAGAGTTAGCATCAGCCTCCCAACAGATCAACAAACGAGATGCACGTTTGGATGCATCAGGCACCAGCCGATCGTTAGACATCAAAATTGAAAACTTTGATATCGCCTTTGGGGACAA GACACTTTTGACTGGAGCAAACATCCATCTAGTCTGTGGTCGGCGTTATGGCTTGATTGGCCGCAATGGACTTGGAAAAACAACTCTTCTGAAGCTTATATCAAG CCGACATTTAAAGATCCCATCACACATCTCAGTGCTGCATGTGGAGCAGGAAGTCACAGGGGATGATACTGTGGCATTGCAGAGCGTTCTAGAATGtgatgaaaaaagagagagtcTCTTAGCAGAAGAGAAAGCACTCAACCAGAAGCTCCACTCCTCGAG TCCTGAAGGTGACCTATCAGAAAGGCTACAAAAGGTCTATCAAGAGCTGGAGGCAATGGAATCCGACAAAGCTCCTTCTAAGGCAGCTCAAATACTCAATGGACTTGGCTTTTCACCCAAAGACCAACAGCGACCAACAAG GGAGTTTTCAGGAGGTTGGCGAATGCGACTGGCACTGGCACGGGCGTTGTTTACAAG gCCTGATTTATTGCTGTTAGATG AGCCGACAAACATGTTGGATATGAAGGCCATCATATGGTTGGAAAACTACTTGCAG gACTGGCCTAAAACCATACTAGTTGTCTCCCATGACCGTCAGTTTCTAAACTCTGTGGCAACAGACATCTTGCATCTCCATTCTCAGCGCTTAGATGTATATCGTGGCAATTACGAGGTCTTCTACAAGACCAGAGAGGAGAAGACGAAGAACCAAATGAAAGAATATGAGGCACAGAAACAATACCGTGAACATATACAG GTGTTTATAGATAGATTTCGTTACAATGCCAATAGAGCATCACAAGTACAGAGTAAGCTGAAGCTCCTGGAAAAATT GCCGGAGCTGAAACCAATtgaaaaagagacagaggtAGTTTTGAG GTTTCCAGAGTGTGAAAAGCTTTCTCCCCCTATTCTCCAACTGGATGAAGTGACGTTTTACTACACAACGGAAAAGGTCATCTTCTCCAATGTGTGCCTCAATGCAAACATGACCTCCAGGATCTGTATT GTGGGAGAGAACGGAGCAGGCAAAACAACTCTGCTGAAATTACTGCTTGGAGAACTCTCACCAGTGAAGGGTATTCGT CATGCCCACCGTAACTTGCGCATTGGCTACTTCACCCAGCATCATGTAGATCAGCTGGACATGAATGTTTCATCTGTTGAGCTTATGGCCAGCAAGTTTCCAG GTTTGTCAGCAGAAACATATCGTGGGCAACTTGGGAAGTTTGGGGTGAGTGGAGACCTCTCCTTGCGACCTGTGGTGAGTTTGTCAGGAGGCCAGAAAAGCAGAGTTGCATTTGCCGTGATGAGTGCTGCAAA cccaaatttttttgttcttgatgaGCCCACTAACCACCTGGATATGGAGACTATTGAGGCCCTAGGGGAGGCTTTGAGAATATTTGAG ggAGGTGTCGTTTTGGTATCTCACGATGAGCGACTGATCCGTAAGATCTGCAGTGAACTTTGGGTTGTCAGTCAGGGGTCGGTGCGATCTCTTGAAGGTGGCATTGATGAATACAAGGCTCTTGTTCAAGCAGAGCTGGACTTAAGCTAG